The Acanthopagrus latus isolate v.2019 chromosome 6, fAcaLat1.1, whole genome shotgun sequence genome includes a region encoding these proteins:
- the elf3 gene encoding ETS-related transcription factor Elf-3: MSSLCLSSVLTRANLTMYQTGVPDVLPQQPSVLPSINTLQITNPEFSSNISGQTYRQTSPQYWTADNVLDWISDHVESTNFDASTLSLAYCTMDGPTLCQMNREQMIGVFGLQLGPHLHQNLQEHKTKYDFQSLSGPELNETCLLLDNFLDNLNFPLLSTIVIGQAEGAFTKTEFDYRDDYDQTSLTMEPMTPLGDTEYLSDNQSDSEYSSSNSGIFGFSSLGSPESGSGESDPEFSYPLISKEHIKTEKGESRLKRPRGRPPKLSREHSSSIYASSKKNKHAPRGTHLWEFIRDILIHPEKNQGLMKWEDRREGVFKFLKSEAVAQMWGQKKKNSSMTYEKLSRAMRYYYKREILERVDGRRLVYKFGKNSSGWKIEEIGMGM; encoded by the exons ATGTCCTCACTGTGCCTCAGCAGTGTTCTGACTCGTGCCAACCTCACCATGTATCAGACTGGAGTCCCTGATGTCCTGCCACAGCAGCCCAGTGTACTGCCCAGCATCAACACCCTACAGATCACCAATCCAGAGTTCAGCTCCAACATAAGTG GTCAGACATACCGTCAGACCAGCCCTCAGTACTGGACAGCAGACAACGTTCTGGATTGGATCAGTGACCATGTGGAAAGCACCAACTTTGATGCAAGCACCTTAAGTCTGGCTTACTGTACCATGGATGGTCCCACCCTCTGCCAGATGAATCGGGAACAGATGATCGGAGTTTTTGGCCTGCAGCTCGGCCCACACCTCCACCAGAATCTGCAGGAACACAAGACCAAATATG ATTTTCAGAGCCTGTCAGGACCTGAGCTGAACGAGACCTGCCTACTACTAGACAACTTCCTGGACAACCTAAACTTCCCTTTGCTCAGCACCATTGTTATTGGCCAGG CTGAAGGAGCTTTCACTAAGACAGAGTTTGACTACAGGGATGATTATGACCAGACCAGTTTGACCATGGAGCCCATGACACCTCTTGGAGACACTGAGTACCTGTCTGACAATCAGTCCGACAGCGAGTACAGCTCCTCAAACA GTGGCATATTTGGCTTCTCAAGCCTTGGCTCACCAGAGTCTGGCAGTGGTGAATCAGACCCAGAGTTCTCCTACCCTCTGATTTCAA AGGAGCACATCAAAACAGAGAAAGGAGAATCTCGACTAAAGCGACCACGGGGGCGACCTCCTAAACTCAGCagagagcacagcagcagcatttatGCcagttcaaagaaaaacaaacatg CGCCTCGTGGCACTCACCTATGGGAGTTCATCAGGGACATTCTCATCCACCCAGAAAAAAACCAGGGCCTGATGAAGTGGGAAGACCGTCGAGAGGGTGTGTTTAAATTCCTCAAATCTGAGGCTGTGGCTCAGATGTGGggtcagaagaagaagaacagcagcatGACATATGAGAAACTCAGTCGTGCTATGAG gtatTACTATAAGAGGGAGATCCTGGAGCGAGTTGATGGCCGGAGGCTCGTTTACAAGTTTGGAAAGAACTCCAGCGGCTGGAAGATTGAGGAGATCGGTATGGGCATGTGA